One window of the Equus asinus isolate D_3611 breed Donkey chromosome 28, EquAss-T2T_v2, whole genome shotgun sequence genome contains the following:
- the CTU2 gene encoding cytoplasmic tRNA 2-thiolation protein 2 isoform X10: MCQVGEDYAEPASEEPPPRQPGREQKCVKCKEGLPVVVIRAGDAFCRDCFKAFYIHKFRAVLGKNRLIFPGEKVLLAWSGGPSSSSMVWQVLEGLSRESAKRLRFVPGIVCIDEGAACGLSPEARAKTLAEMKLILQTVGFPWHVVALEEVFDLPPSVLRCFAQEPVETEGAYKAAVDSFLQQQHVLGAEGAGDSPSLAQGEEQLSWPCTQDPQNPQSPDRPPTAAQTEALSRLFDSVKTLTAKEELLQALRTHLILHVARTHGYSKVMTGDSCTRLAIKLMTSLALGRGAFLAWDTGFSDERHGDVVVVRPMREHTLKEVAFYNHLFAVPSVFTPALDTKAPEKASIHRLMEAFMLRLQDQFPSTVSTVYRTSEKLVKAPRHGCAASPPGPRCLLCMCALDIDTAAPLYLQTVPRLLGLRLPCICPRRSPPPHRPLHPAVLQGWGGCRAAVGGPGPARGRTPEPASSSSCATAAA, translated from the exons ATGTGCCAGGTGGGCGAGGACTACGCGGAGCCCGCGTCCGAGGAGCCCCCGCCTCGGCAGCCTGG CCGTGAACAGAAGTGTGTGAAGTGCAAGGAAGGCCTTCCTGTCGTGGTGATCCGAGCAGGAGATGCCTTCTGCAG GGACTGTTTCAAGGCGTTTTACATCCACAAGTTCAGAGCCGTGCTTGGGAAGAACCGGCTGATCTTTCCGGGTGAGAAG GTGCTCCTGGCGTGGTCTGGAGGGCCTTCGTCCAGCTCCATGGTCTGGCAGGTCCTTGAG GGCCTGAGTCGAGAATCTGCCAAAAGACTGCGTTTTGTGCCAGGGATCGTCTGTATTGATG AGGGAGCAGCCTGTGGCCTGAGCCCAGAGGCCAGAGCAAAAACCCTGGCCGAGATGAAGCTGATCCTGCAGACCGTTGGCTTCCCATGGCATGTTGTCGCCTTAGAAGAG GTGTTTGACCTGCCACCATCCGTGCTGCGCTGCTTTGCCCAGGAGCCAGTGGAGACTGAAGGGGCCTATAAGGCAGCTGTGGACAGTTTCCTCCAGCAGCAGCATGTGCTGGGGGCTGAAGGGGCTGGGGACAGCCCCAGCCTCGCCCAAGGGGAGGAACAGCTGAGCTGgccctgcacccaggatccccaGAACCCCCAGAGCCCAGATAGGCCACCCACAGCTGCCCAGACTGAGGCTCTGTCCAGACTCTTTGACTCCGTGAAGACCCTGACAGCCAAGGAGGAGCTTCTGCAGGCACTACG GACCCACTTGATCCTGCATGTGGCCCGGACCCATGGCTACTCCAAGGTGATGACAGGAGACAGTTGCACACGCCTGGCCATCAAACTCATGACCAGCCTGGCACTGGGGAGAGGGGCATTCCTTGCCTGGGATACG GGCTTCTCAGACGAGCGGCACGGCGACGTGGTGGTAGTGCGGCCCATGCGCGAGCACACGCTGAAGGAGGTTGCCTTCTACAACCACCTGTTTGCTGTCCCCTCCGTTTTCACGCCAGCCCTTGACACCAAG GCCCCTGAAAAGGCCAGCATTCACCGGCTGATGGAGGCTTTTATGCTCAGGCTGCAGGACCAGTTCCCCTCCACAGTCAGCACTGTGTACag GACAAGTGAGAAGCTGGTTAAGGCCCCCAGGCATGGCTGTGCTGCCAGTCCCCCTGGCCCCCGCTGCCTGCTCTGTATGTGCGCACTGGACATCGACACTGCTG CTCCTCTCTACTTGCAGACAGTGCCACGGCTTTTGGGGCTCAGACTCCCTTGCATCTGTCCCAGAcgcagccccccaccccaccgcccACTGCACCCTGCTGTTCTGCAGGGATGGGGCGGGTGCAGGGCTGCTGTGGGGGGGCCAGGCCCTGCGAGAG GGAGGACCCCCGAGCCTGCGTCATCGAGCAGCTGTGCTACGGCTGCCGCGTGA
- the CTU2 gene encoding cytoplasmic tRNA 2-thiolation protein 2 isoform X8, whose amino-acid sequence MCQVGEDYAEPASEEPPPRQPGREQKCVKCKEGLPVVVIRAGDAFCRDCFKAFYIHKFRAVLGKNRLIFPGEKVLLAWSGGPSSSSMVWQVLEGLSRESAKRLRFVPGIVCIDEGAACGLSPEARAKTLAEMKLILQTVGFPWHVVALEEVFDLPPSVLRCFAQEPVETEGAYKAAVDSFLQQQHVLGAEGAGDSPSLAQGEEQLSWPCTQDPQNPQSPDRPPTAAQTEALSRLFDSVKTLTAKEELLQALRTHLILHVARTHGYSKVMTGDSCTRLAIKLMTSLALGRGAFLAWDTGFSDERHGDVVVVRPMREHTLKEVAFYNHLFAVPSVFTPALDTKAPEKASIHRLMEAFMLRLQDQFPSTVSTVYRTSEKLVKAPRHGCAASPPGPRCLLCMCALDIDTAGLCLPSPGCSEEGIGEWVLGFSSPLVPSAPLYLQTVPRLLGLRLPCICPRRSPPPHRPLHPAVLQGWGGCRAAVGGPGPARGRTPEPASSSSCATAAA is encoded by the exons ATGTGCCAGGTGGGCGAGGACTACGCGGAGCCCGCGTCCGAGGAGCCCCCGCCTCGGCAGCCTGG CCGTGAACAGAAGTGTGTGAAGTGCAAGGAAGGCCTTCCTGTCGTGGTGATCCGAGCAGGAGATGCCTTCTGCAG GGACTGTTTCAAGGCGTTTTACATCCACAAGTTCAGAGCCGTGCTTGGGAAGAACCGGCTGATCTTTCCGGGTGAGAAG GTGCTCCTGGCGTGGTCTGGAGGGCCTTCGTCCAGCTCCATGGTCTGGCAGGTCCTTGAG GGCCTGAGTCGAGAATCTGCCAAAAGACTGCGTTTTGTGCCAGGGATCGTCTGTATTGATG AGGGAGCAGCCTGTGGCCTGAGCCCAGAGGCCAGAGCAAAAACCCTGGCCGAGATGAAGCTGATCCTGCAGACCGTTGGCTTCCCATGGCATGTTGTCGCCTTAGAAGAG GTGTTTGACCTGCCACCATCCGTGCTGCGCTGCTTTGCCCAGGAGCCAGTGGAGACTGAAGGGGCCTATAAGGCAGCTGTGGACAGTTTCCTCCAGCAGCAGCATGTGCTGGGGGCTGAAGGGGCTGGGGACAGCCCCAGCCTCGCCCAAGGGGAGGAACAGCTGAGCTGgccctgcacccaggatccccaGAACCCCCAGAGCCCAGATAGGCCACCCACAGCTGCCCAGACTGAGGCTCTGTCCAGACTCTTTGACTCCGTGAAGACCCTGACAGCCAAGGAGGAGCTTCTGCAGGCACTACG GACCCACTTGATCCTGCATGTGGCCCGGACCCATGGCTACTCCAAGGTGATGACAGGAGACAGTTGCACACGCCTGGCCATCAAACTCATGACCAGCCTGGCACTGGGGAGAGGGGCATTCCTTGCCTGGGATACG GGCTTCTCAGACGAGCGGCACGGCGACGTGGTGGTAGTGCGGCCCATGCGCGAGCACACGCTGAAGGAGGTTGCCTTCTACAACCACCTGTTTGCTGTCCCCTCCGTTTTCACGCCAGCCCTTGACACCAAG GCCCCTGAAAAGGCCAGCATTCACCGGCTGATGGAGGCTTTTATGCTCAGGCTGCAGGACCAGTTCCCCTCCACAGTCAGCACTGTGTACag GACAAGTGAGAAGCTGGTTAAGGCCCCCAGGCATGGCTGTGCTGCCAGTCCCCCTGGCCCCCGCTGCCTGCTCTGTATGTGCGCACTGGACATCGACACTGCTGGTCTGTGTCTGCCTTCCCCAGGGTGCTCAGAGGAGGGCATTGGCGAGTGGGTGTTGGGGTTCAGCAGCCCCCTGGTCCCCTCAGCTCCTCTCTACTTGCAGACAGTGCCACGGCTTTTGGGGCTCAGACTCCCTTGCATCTGTCCCAGAcgcagccccccaccccaccgcccACTGCACCCTGCTGTTCTGCAGGGATGGGGCGGGTGCAGGGCTGCTGTGGGGGGGCCAGGCCCTGCGAGAG GGAGGACCCCCGAGCCTGCGTCATCGAGCAGCTGTGCTACGGCTGCCGCGTGA
- the CTU2 gene encoding cytoplasmic tRNA 2-thiolation protein 2 isoform X5 has protein sequence MCQVGEDYAEPASEEPPPRQPGREQKCVKCKEGLPVVVIRAGDAFCRDCFKAFYIHKFRAVLGKNRLIFPGEKVLLAWSGGPSSSSMVWQVLEGLSRESAKRLRFVPGIVCIDEGAACGLSPEARAKTLAEMKLILQTVGFPWHVVALEEVFDLPPSVLRCFAQEPVETEGAYKAAVDSFLQQQHVLGAEGAGDSPSLAQGEEQLSWPCTQDPQNPQSPDRPPTAAQTEALSRLFDSVKTLTAKEELLQALRTHLILHVARTHGYSKVMTGDSCTRLAIKLMTSLALGRGAFLAWDTGFSDERHGDVVVVRPMREHTLKEVAFYNHLFAVPSVFTPALDTKAPEKASIHRLMEAFMLRLQDQFPSTVSTVYRTSEKLVKAPRHGCAASPPGPRCLLCMCALDIDTAAPLYLQTVPRLLGLRLPCICPRRSPPPHRPLHPAVLQGWGGCRAAVGGPGPARGAALLSQGGPPSLRHRAAVLRLPREHEGLALRGPPATLHLGRGPAPQPELLPQGLHRAADPGVPG, from the exons ATGTGCCAGGTGGGCGAGGACTACGCGGAGCCCGCGTCCGAGGAGCCCCCGCCTCGGCAGCCTGG CCGTGAACAGAAGTGTGTGAAGTGCAAGGAAGGCCTTCCTGTCGTGGTGATCCGAGCAGGAGATGCCTTCTGCAG GGACTGTTTCAAGGCGTTTTACATCCACAAGTTCAGAGCCGTGCTTGGGAAGAACCGGCTGATCTTTCCGGGTGAGAAG GTGCTCCTGGCGTGGTCTGGAGGGCCTTCGTCCAGCTCCATGGTCTGGCAGGTCCTTGAG GGCCTGAGTCGAGAATCTGCCAAAAGACTGCGTTTTGTGCCAGGGATCGTCTGTATTGATG AGGGAGCAGCCTGTGGCCTGAGCCCAGAGGCCAGAGCAAAAACCCTGGCCGAGATGAAGCTGATCCTGCAGACCGTTGGCTTCCCATGGCATGTTGTCGCCTTAGAAGAG GTGTTTGACCTGCCACCATCCGTGCTGCGCTGCTTTGCCCAGGAGCCAGTGGAGACTGAAGGGGCCTATAAGGCAGCTGTGGACAGTTTCCTCCAGCAGCAGCATGTGCTGGGGGCTGAAGGGGCTGGGGACAGCCCCAGCCTCGCCCAAGGGGAGGAACAGCTGAGCTGgccctgcacccaggatccccaGAACCCCCAGAGCCCAGATAGGCCACCCACAGCTGCCCAGACTGAGGCTCTGTCCAGACTCTTTGACTCCGTGAAGACCCTGACAGCCAAGGAGGAGCTTCTGCAGGCACTACG GACCCACTTGATCCTGCATGTGGCCCGGACCCATGGCTACTCCAAGGTGATGACAGGAGACAGTTGCACACGCCTGGCCATCAAACTCATGACCAGCCTGGCACTGGGGAGAGGGGCATTCCTTGCCTGGGATACG GGCTTCTCAGACGAGCGGCACGGCGACGTGGTGGTAGTGCGGCCCATGCGCGAGCACACGCTGAAGGAGGTTGCCTTCTACAACCACCTGTTTGCTGTCCCCTCCGTTTTCACGCCAGCCCTTGACACCAAG GCCCCTGAAAAGGCCAGCATTCACCGGCTGATGGAGGCTTTTATGCTCAGGCTGCAGGACCAGTTCCCCTCCACAGTCAGCACTGTGTACag GACAAGTGAGAAGCTGGTTAAGGCCCCCAGGCATGGCTGTGCTGCCAGTCCCCCTGGCCCCCGCTGCCTGCTCTGTATGTGCGCACTGGACATCGACACTGCTG CTCCTCTCTACTTGCAGACAGTGCCACGGCTTTTGGGGCTCAGACTCCCTTGCATCTGTCCCAGAcgcagccccccaccccaccgcccACTGCACCCTGCTGTTCTGCAGGGATGGGGCGGGTGCAGGGCTGCTGTGGGGGGGCCAGGCCCTGCGAGAG GTGCAGCTCTGCTCTCGCAGGGAGGACCCCCGAGCCTGCGTCATCGAGCAGCTGTGCTACGGCTGCCGCGTGAACATGAAGGACTTG CCCTCCGTGGACCCCCTGCCACCCTACATCTTGGCCGAGGCCCGGCTCCGCAGCCAGAG CTGCTTCCCCAGGGCCTGCATCGAGCAGCAGATCCAGGAGTACCTGGTTGA
- the CTU2 gene encoding cytoplasmic tRNA 2-thiolation protein 2 isoform X3, giving the protein MCQVGEDYAEPASEEPPPRQPGREQKCVKCKEGLPVVVIRAGDAFCRDCFKAFYIHKFRAVLGKNRLIFPGEKVLLAWSGGPSSSSMVWQVLEGLSRESAKRLRFVPGIVCIDEGAACGLSPEARAKTLAEMKLILQTVGFPWHVVALEEVFDLPPSVLRCFAQEPVETEGAYKAAVDSFLQQQHVLGAEGAGDSPSLAQGEEQLSWPCTQDPQNPQSPDRPPTAAQTEALSRLFDSVKTLTAKEELLQALRTHLILHVARTHGYSKVMTGDSCTRLAIKLMTSLALGRGAFLAWDTGFSDERHGDVVVVRPMREHTLKEVAFYNHLFAVPSVFTPALDTKAPEKASIHRLMEAFMLRLQDQFPSTVSTVYRTSEKLVKAPRHGCAASPPGPRCLLCMCALDIDTAGLCLPSPGCSEEGIGEWVLGFSSPLVPSAPLYLQTVPRLLGLRLPCICPRRSPPPHRPLHPAVLQGWGGCRAAVGGPGPARGAALLSQGGPPSLRHRAAVLRLPREHEGLALRGPPATLHLGRGPAPQPEGLHRAADPGVPG; this is encoded by the exons ATGTGCCAGGTGGGCGAGGACTACGCGGAGCCCGCGTCCGAGGAGCCCCCGCCTCGGCAGCCTGG CCGTGAACAGAAGTGTGTGAAGTGCAAGGAAGGCCTTCCTGTCGTGGTGATCCGAGCAGGAGATGCCTTCTGCAG GGACTGTTTCAAGGCGTTTTACATCCACAAGTTCAGAGCCGTGCTTGGGAAGAACCGGCTGATCTTTCCGGGTGAGAAG GTGCTCCTGGCGTGGTCTGGAGGGCCTTCGTCCAGCTCCATGGTCTGGCAGGTCCTTGAG GGCCTGAGTCGAGAATCTGCCAAAAGACTGCGTTTTGTGCCAGGGATCGTCTGTATTGATG AGGGAGCAGCCTGTGGCCTGAGCCCAGAGGCCAGAGCAAAAACCCTGGCCGAGATGAAGCTGATCCTGCAGACCGTTGGCTTCCCATGGCATGTTGTCGCCTTAGAAGAG GTGTTTGACCTGCCACCATCCGTGCTGCGCTGCTTTGCCCAGGAGCCAGTGGAGACTGAAGGGGCCTATAAGGCAGCTGTGGACAGTTTCCTCCAGCAGCAGCATGTGCTGGGGGCTGAAGGGGCTGGGGACAGCCCCAGCCTCGCCCAAGGGGAGGAACAGCTGAGCTGgccctgcacccaggatccccaGAACCCCCAGAGCCCAGATAGGCCACCCACAGCTGCCCAGACTGAGGCTCTGTCCAGACTCTTTGACTCCGTGAAGACCCTGACAGCCAAGGAGGAGCTTCTGCAGGCACTACG GACCCACTTGATCCTGCATGTGGCCCGGACCCATGGCTACTCCAAGGTGATGACAGGAGACAGTTGCACACGCCTGGCCATCAAACTCATGACCAGCCTGGCACTGGGGAGAGGGGCATTCCTTGCCTGGGATACG GGCTTCTCAGACGAGCGGCACGGCGACGTGGTGGTAGTGCGGCCCATGCGCGAGCACACGCTGAAGGAGGTTGCCTTCTACAACCACCTGTTTGCTGTCCCCTCCGTTTTCACGCCAGCCCTTGACACCAAG GCCCCTGAAAAGGCCAGCATTCACCGGCTGATGGAGGCTTTTATGCTCAGGCTGCAGGACCAGTTCCCCTCCACAGTCAGCACTGTGTACag GACAAGTGAGAAGCTGGTTAAGGCCCCCAGGCATGGCTGTGCTGCCAGTCCCCCTGGCCCCCGCTGCCTGCTCTGTATGTGCGCACTGGACATCGACACTGCTGGTCTGTGTCTGCCTTCCCCAGGGTGCTCAGAGGAGGGCATTGGCGAGTGGGTGTTGGGGTTCAGCAGCCCCCTGGTCCCCTCAGCTCCTCTCTACTTGCAGACAGTGCCACGGCTTTTGGGGCTCAGACTCCCTTGCATCTGTCCCAGAcgcagccccccaccccaccgcccACTGCACCCTGCTGTTCTGCAGGGATGGGGCGGGTGCAGGGCTGCTGTGGGGGGGCCAGGCCCTGCGAGAG GTGCAGCTCTGCTCTCGCAGGGAGGACCCCCGAGCCTGCGTCATCGAGCAGCTGTGCTACGGCTGCCGCGTGAACATGAAGGACTTG CCCTCCGTGGACCCCCTGCCACCCTACATCTTGGCCGAGGCCCGGCTCCGCAGCCAGAG GGCCTGCATCGAGCAGCAGATCCAGGAGTACCTGGTTGA
- the CTU2 gene encoding cytoplasmic tRNA 2-thiolation protein 2 isoform X9 has translation MCQVGEDYAEPASEEPPPRQPGREQKCVKCKEGLPVVVIRAGDAFCRDCFKAFYIHKFRAVLGKNRLIFPGEKVLLAWSGGPSSSSMVWQVLEGLSRESAKRLRFVPGIVCIDEGAACGLSPEARAKTLAEMKLILQTVGFPWHVVALEEVFDLPPSVLRCFAQEPVETEGAYKAAVDSFLQQQHVLGAEGAGDSPSLAQGEEQLSWPCTQDPQNPQSPDRPPTAAQTEALSRLFDSVKTLTAKEELLQALRTHLILHVARTHGYSKVMTGDSCTRLAIKLMTSLALGRGAFLAWDTGFSDERHGDVVVVRPMREHTLKEVAFYNHLFAVPSVFTPALDTKAPEKASIHRLMEAFMLRLQDQFPSTVSTVYRTSEKLVKAPRHGCAASPPGPRCLLCMCALDIDTADSATAFGAQTPLHLSQTQPPTPPPTAPCCSAGMGRVQGCCGGARPCERCSSALAGRTPEPASSSSCATAAA, from the exons ATGTGCCAGGTGGGCGAGGACTACGCGGAGCCCGCGTCCGAGGAGCCCCCGCCTCGGCAGCCTGG CCGTGAACAGAAGTGTGTGAAGTGCAAGGAAGGCCTTCCTGTCGTGGTGATCCGAGCAGGAGATGCCTTCTGCAG GGACTGTTTCAAGGCGTTTTACATCCACAAGTTCAGAGCCGTGCTTGGGAAGAACCGGCTGATCTTTCCGGGTGAGAAG GTGCTCCTGGCGTGGTCTGGAGGGCCTTCGTCCAGCTCCATGGTCTGGCAGGTCCTTGAG GGCCTGAGTCGAGAATCTGCCAAAAGACTGCGTTTTGTGCCAGGGATCGTCTGTATTGATG AGGGAGCAGCCTGTGGCCTGAGCCCAGAGGCCAGAGCAAAAACCCTGGCCGAGATGAAGCTGATCCTGCAGACCGTTGGCTTCCCATGGCATGTTGTCGCCTTAGAAGAG GTGTTTGACCTGCCACCATCCGTGCTGCGCTGCTTTGCCCAGGAGCCAGTGGAGACTGAAGGGGCCTATAAGGCAGCTGTGGACAGTTTCCTCCAGCAGCAGCATGTGCTGGGGGCTGAAGGGGCTGGGGACAGCCCCAGCCTCGCCCAAGGGGAGGAACAGCTGAGCTGgccctgcacccaggatccccaGAACCCCCAGAGCCCAGATAGGCCACCCACAGCTGCCCAGACTGAGGCTCTGTCCAGACTCTTTGACTCCGTGAAGACCCTGACAGCCAAGGAGGAGCTTCTGCAGGCACTACG GACCCACTTGATCCTGCATGTGGCCCGGACCCATGGCTACTCCAAGGTGATGACAGGAGACAGTTGCACACGCCTGGCCATCAAACTCATGACCAGCCTGGCACTGGGGAGAGGGGCATTCCTTGCCTGGGATACG GGCTTCTCAGACGAGCGGCACGGCGACGTGGTGGTAGTGCGGCCCATGCGCGAGCACACGCTGAAGGAGGTTGCCTTCTACAACCACCTGTTTGCTGTCCCCTCCGTTTTCACGCCAGCCCTTGACACCAAG GCCCCTGAAAAGGCCAGCATTCACCGGCTGATGGAGGCTTTTATGCTCAGGCTGCAGGACCAGTTCCCCTCCACAGTCAGCACTGTGTACag GACAAGTGAGAAGCTGGTTAAGGCCCCCAGGCATGGCTGTGCTGCCAGTCCCCCTGGCCCCCGCTGCCTGCTCTGTATGTGCGCACTGGACATCGACACTGCTG ACAGTGCCACGGCTTTTGGGGCTCAGACTCCCTTGCATCTGTCCCAGAcgcagccccccaccccaccgcccACTGCACCCTGCTGTTCTGCAGGGATGGGGCGGGTGCAGGGCTGCTGTGGGGGGGCCAGGCCCTGCGAGAG GTGCAGCTCTGCTCTCGCAGGGAGGACCCCCGAGCCTGCGTCATCGAGCAGCTGTGCTACGGCTGCCGCGTGA
- the CTU2 gene encoding cytoplasmic tRNA 2-thiolation protein 2 isoform X7, with protein sequence MCQVGEDYAEPASEEPPPRQPGREQKCVKCKEGLPVVVIRAGDAFCRDCFKAFYIHKFRAVLGKNRLIFPGEKVLLAWSGGPSSSSMVWQVLEGLSRESAKRLRFVPGIVCIDEGAACGLSPEARAKTLAEMKLILQTVGFPWHVVALEEVFDLPPSVLRCFAQEPVETEGAYKAAVDSFLQQQHVLGAEGAGDSPSLAQGEEQLSWPCTQDPQNPQSPDRPPTAAQTEALSRLFDSVKTLTAKEELLQALRTHLILHVARTHGYSKVMTGDSCTRLAIKLMTSLALGRGAFLAWDTGFSDERHGDVVVVRPMREHTLKEVAFYNHLFAVPSVFTPALDTKAPEKASIHRLMEAFMLRLQDQFPSTVSTVYRTSEKLVKAPRHGCAASPPGPRCLLCMCALDIDTAAPLYLQTVPRLLGLRLPCICPRRSPPPHRPLHPAVLQGWGGCRAAVGGPGPARGAALLSQGGPPSLRHRAAVLRLPREHEGLALRGPPATLHLGRGPAPQPEGLHRAADPGVPG encoded by the exons ATGTGCCAGGTGGGCGAGGACTACGCGGAGCCCGCGTCCGAGGAGCCCCCGCCTCGGCAGCCTGG CCGTGAACAGAAGTGTGTGAAGTGCAAGGAAGGCCTTCCTGTCGTGGTGATCCGAGCAGGAGATGCCTTCTGCAG GGACTGTTTCAAGGCGTTTTACATCCACAAGTTCAGAGCCGTGCTTGGGAAGAACCGGCTGATCTTTCCGGGTGAGAAG GTGCTCCTGGCGTGGTCTGGAGGGCCTTCGTCCAGCTCCATGGTCTGGCAGGTCCTTGAG GGCCTGAGTCGAGAATCTGCCAAAAGACTGCGTTTTGTGCCAGGGATCGTCTGTATTGATG AGGGAGCAGCCTGTGGCCTGAGCCCAGAGGCCAGAGCAAAAACCCTGGCCGAGATGAAGCTGATCCTGCAGACCGTTGGCTTCCCATGGCATGTTGTCGCCTTAGAAGAG GTGTTTGACCTGCCACCATCCGTGCTGCGCTGCTTTGCCCAGGAGCCAGTGGAGACTGAAGGGGCCTATAAGGCAGCTGTGGACAGTTTCCTCCAGCAGCAGCATGTGCTGGGGGCTGAAGGGGCTGGGGACAGCCCCAGCCTCGCCCAAGGGGAGGAACAGCTGAGCTGgccctgcacccaggatccccaGAACCCCCAGAGCCCAGATAGGCCACCCACAGCTGCCCAGACTGAGGCTCTGTCCAGACTCTTTGACTCCGTGAAGACCCTGACAGCCAAGGAGGAGCTTCTGCAGGCACTACG GACCCACTTGATCCTGCATGTGGCCCGGACCCATGGCTACTCCAAGGTGATGACAGGAGACAGTTGCACACGCCTGGCCATCAAACTCATGACCAGCCTGGCACTGGGGAGAGGGGCATTCCTTGCCTGGGATACG GGCTTCTCAGACGAGCGGCACGGCGACGTGGTGGTAGTGCGGCCCATGCGCGAGCACACGCTGAAGGAGGTTGCCTTCTACAACCACCTGTTTGCTGTCCCCTCCGTTTTCACGCCAGCCCTTGACACCAAG GCCCCTGAAAAGGCCAGCATTCACCGGCTGATGGAGGCTTTTATGCTCAGGCTGCAGGACCAGTTCCCCTCCACAGTCAGCACTGTGTACag GACAAGTGAGAAGCTGGTTAAGGCCCCCAGGCATGGCTGTGCTGCCAGTCCCCCTGGCCCCCGCTGCCTGCTCTGTATGTGCGCACTGGACATCGACACTGCTG CTCCTCTCTACTTGCAGACAGTGCCACGGCTTTTGGGGCTCAGACTCCCTTGCATCTGTCCCAGAcgcagccccccaccccaccgcccACTGCACCCTGCTGTTCTGCAGGGATGGGGCGGGTGCAGGGCTGCTGTGGGGGGGCCAGGCCCTGCGAGAG GTGCAGCTCTGCTCTCGCAGGGAGGACCCCCGAGCCTGCGTCATCGAGCAGCTGTGCTACGGCTGCCGCGTGAACATGAAGGACTTG CCCTCCGTGGACCCCCTGCCACCCTACATCTTGGCCGAGGCCCGGCTCCGCAGCCAGAG GGCCTGCATCGAGCAGCAGATCCAGGAGTACCTGGTTGA
- the CTU2 gene encoding cytoplasmic tRNA 2-thiolation protein 2 isoform X14 — MVWQVLEGLSRESAKRLRFVPGIVCIDEGAACGLSPEARAKTLAEMKLILQTVGFPWHVVALEEVFDLPPSVLRCFAQEPVETEGAYKAAVDSFLQQQHVLGAEGAGDSPSLAQGEEQLSWPCTQDPQNPQSPDRPPTAAQTEALSRLFDSVKTLTAKEELLQALRTHLILHVARTHGYSKVMTGDSCTRLAIKLMTSLALGRGAFLAWDTGFSDERHGDVVVVRPMREHTLKEVAFYNHLFAVPSVFTPALDTKAPEKASIHRLMEAFMLRLQDQFPSTVSTVYRTSEKLVKAPRHGCAASPPGPRCLLCMCALDIDTADSATAFGAQTPLHLSQTQPPTPPPTAPCCSAGMGRVQGCCGGARPCEREDPRACVIEQLCYGCRVNMKDLPSVDPLPPYILAEARLRSQRACIEQQIQEYLVEDSDDEAQTGES, encoded by the exons ATGGTCTGGCAGGTCCTTGAG GGCCTGAGTCGAGAATCTGCCAAAAGACTGCGTTTTGTGCCAGGGATCGTCTGTATTGATG AGGGAGCAGCCTGTGGCCTGAGCCCAGAGGCCAGAGCAAAAACCCTGGCCGAGATGAAGCTGATCCTGCAGACCGTTGGCTTCCCATGGCATGTTGTCGCCTTAGAAGAG GTGTTTGACCTGCCACCATCCGTGCTGCGCTGCTTTGCCCAGGAGCCAGTGGAGACTGAAGGGGCCTATAAGGCAGCTGTGGACAGTTTCCTCCAGCAGCAGCATGTGCTGGGGGCTGAAGGGGCTGGGGACAGCCCCAGCCTCGCCCAAGGGGAGGAACAGCTGAGCTGgccctgcacccaggatccccaGAACCCCCAGAGCCCAGATAGGCCACCCACAGCTGCCCAGACTGAGGCTCTGTCCAGACTCTTTGACTCCGTGAAGACCCTGACAGCCAAGGAGGAGCTTCTGCAGGCACTACG GACCCACTTGATCCTGCATGTGGCCCGGACCCATGGCTACTCCAAGGTGATGACAGGAGACAGTTGCACACGCCTGGCCATCAAACTCATGACCAGCCTGGCACTGGGGAGAGGGGCATTCCTTGCCTGGGATACG GGCTTCTCAGACGAGCGGCACGGCGACGTGGTGGTAGTGCGGCCCATGCGCGAGCACACGCTGAAGGAGGTTGCCTTCTACAACCACCTGTTTGCTGTCCCCTCCGTTTTCACGCCAGCCCTTGACACCAAG GCCCCTGAAAAGGCCAGCATTCACCGGCTGATGGAGGCTTTTATGCTCAGGCTGCAGGACCAGTTCCCCTCCACAGTCAGCACTGTGTACag GACAAGTGAGAAGCTGGTTAAGGCCCCCAGGCATGGCTGTGCTGCCAGTCCCCCTGGCCCCCGCTGCCTGCTCTGTATGTGCGCACTGGACATCGACACTGCTG ACAGTGCCACGGCTTTTGGGGCTCAGACTCCCTTGCATCTGTCCCAGAcgcagccccccaccccaccgcccACTGCACCCTGCTGTTCTGCAGGGATGGGGCGGGTGCAGGGCTGCTGTGGGGGGGCCAGGCCCTGCGAGAG GGAGGACCCCCGAGCCTGCGTCATCGAGCAGCTGTGCTACGGCTGCCGCGTGAACATGAAGGACTTG CCCTCCGTGGACCCCCTGCCACCCTACATCTTGGCCGAGGCCCGGCTCCGCAGCCAGAG GGCCTGCATCGAGCAGCAGATCCAGGAGTACCTGGTTGAGGACAGTGATGATGAGGCGCAGACTGGCGAGAGCTGA